The Muntiacus reevesi chromosome 7, mMunRee1.1, whole genome shotgun sequence genome includes a region encoding these proteins:
- the LOC136171988 gene encoding olfactory receptor 11G2-like, whose translation MKISNTPNTSSTITGFILLGFPCPREGQILLFVLFSAVYLLTLMGNGSIICAVRWDQRLHTPMYILLANFSFLEIWYVTSTVPNMLANFLSDTKLISFSGCLLQFYFFFSLGSTESFFLAIMAFDRYLAICQPLHYPTLMTGRLCTNLVISCWVLGFLWFLIPVIIISQMSFCGSRVIDHFLCDPGPLLALTCEKAPVMELVFSTLSPIPLIILFLFIMGSYALVIKAVLKVPSAAGQRKAFSTCGSHLTVVSLFYGSVVVMYGSPASEHGARMQVTVTLFYSVVTPLLNPIIYSLRNKDMKKALKKFLRL comes from the coding sequence ATGAAAATCTCCAACACTCCCAACACCTCCAGCACCATCACTGGCTTCatcctcctgggcttcccttgcccCAGGGAGGGGCAGATTCTCCTCTTTGTGCTCTTCTCTGCTGTCTACCTCCTGACCCTCATGGGCAACGGTTCTATCATCTGTGCTGTGCGCTGGGATCAGagactccacacccccatgtacatCCTGCTCGCCAACTTCTCCTTCCTGGAGATCTGGTATGTCACCTCCACTGTCCCCAACATGTTGGCCAACTTCCTCTCTGACACCAAGCTCATCTCCTTCTCTGGGTGCCTTCTCCAGTTctactttttcttctccttgggtTCTACAGAAAGCTTTTTCTTGGCTATTATGGCATTTGATCGATATCTTGCCATCTGCCAACCTCTACATTACCCCACCCTCATGACTGGACGTCTCTGCACCAATCTTGTGATCAGCTGCTGGGTACTTGGTTTTCTCTGGTTTTTGATTCCTGTCATCATCATCTCCCAAATGTCCTTCTGTGGATCCAGGGTCATTGATCATTTCCTGTGTGACCCAGGTCCTCTTCTAGCACTCACCTGTGAAAAAGCTCCTGTGATGGAGCTTGTCTTCTCCACTCTCAGCCCTATTCCCCTCatcattctctttctcttcatcaTGGGGTCCTATGCTTTGGTCATAAAAGCTGTATTGAAAGTTCCTTCAGCAGCTGGACAAAGGAAGGCTTTCTCGACCTGCGGGTCTCATCTGACTGTGGTTTCACTGTTCTATGGTTCagtagtggtcatgtatgggagCCCAGCATCTGAACATGGTGCCAGAATGCAGGTGACTGTGACTCTGTTTTATTCTGTTGTCACCCCACTTCTTAATCCAATAATATATAGTCTTAGGAACAAAGATATGAAAAAGGCCCTGAAGAAATTTCTGAGACTATAA